From the Hippocampus zosterae strain Florida chromosome 13, ASM2543408v3, whole genome shotgun sequence genome, the window CCCCTGGGAAAGTGGGAAAACAGTCGAGGAGGTCAGTCAAAGCTAGCATCGCAAGATATTTTGTGTCAACTCACTCAAATCTTAATACAATCGAGGCACTATATTAGTCCCGTATATCATTCCAAATGCCGTTTTTAAAAGGATATTCACATTGGCGTAGAGCGCAGTGTAAGTGCAACTAAGGCATGCCTGCCATCTAGTGTTGAACTGTGCGATTACTGTGTgtaaccccctccaccccccacccctgcagGATTTTCTTTACTCATTCCCCTcttatttgtacaaaaaaaaaaatccccccaaaatatttgggagttgggcggcccggtagtccagtggttagaacgtgggcttcacagtgcagaggtaccgggttcgattccagctccggcctccctgtgtggagtttgcatgttctccccgggcctgcgtgggttttctccgggtgctccggtttcctcccacattccaaaaacatgcgtggcaggctgattgaacactctaaattgtccctaggtgtgagtgtgagtgcgaatgattgttcgtttctgtgtgccctgcgattggctggcaaccgattcagggtgtcccccgcctactgcccgaagacagctgggataggctccagcacccccccacgaccctagtgaggatcaagcggctcggaagatgaatgaatgaatgaatttgggagttgtttggaaaaaataatcagatttttttttgtttgttatcaaGGGTGCCCCCTTAGAGCGCAAGCACCAGTTGCCCATTCCAGATTCCAGACAGAGAAGAGCAGGAAGCGTTGCTCATGATGTTCGGGTGTgacattaggtagatcctgatctaccggtagatctaagacaggtcccaagtagatccgaggagtgtcgagaagaaaaaaaacaaccatttgtgtgtctttgtacatgttagtaatatatttttttgtgttaatatacactgcacactaatcagtctcattttcactaaaaaaatatatatttcaaaaataaaataaagcaggtaaatcttaaatttgtgtgtgcgtgcgcgcgccggtaagggtagatcccgtgatgTTGGaggatcgaaaagtagatcttcgatccaaaaagtttggacacccctggtgtaaagtAACAGACGGACGATATAGAGACAAATAGCACCACCTACAGGCCGCAGACGTTATGTCGCCTTGTGGCTAGTCAAGAAAAGCCTCACCCACCTTGCAGCAAGTCGGGCAGCAGCACTTGACTGATGGATTGATCCAAGCTCTTCATCACAGCCGCATCCCACAGACTTTCAAAGTTGAGCGAGAGGCACTGCAGCGAGTTGTTCCAGTCGCCCGTgccccctcctccgccgccggtgctgccgccgccgccatcgccACCAAAGCTGTTCTGGTAGACGTGCTCCGGGAGCGTCGGGCTGAAGACCGGCTGCTTGGCTGCCGAGTGGTTGCTCGTGAGGTTGGGAGGCAGAGGCTTGAGGAGGAGAAACATTTGTCAGGATTTTGGGAATATAGAGTGGAAAAGACAAATACTATTCAGACTTTGGTCGGCGGGCATTTTCCCCCAAACTGCTTTCACCTTGTTGTGCGTGAGGGGAGGACTCGGCGGGTAAAGCGTGGGGTGCAGCAGCGGTCGGGAGAAGTTGTGCAGCGGTAAGTGTCCGTGGATGTGCGGGTAGAGGTGGAGGGCGGGCCGGGCGGGGTTGGTTGTCGTCGACTTGCCGGTGTCCGTGAAAAACTGGTGGCCCATGGAAGGCGGGGGAGGCGCCGACTGGAGTCGCCCGGGGGGGAGGCACCCGGCCGGGCCCAGGATGTTGGAAGATATGGGGTCTTGGTTGCATACGTGACATTCGCACGCGTGCTGGACCTGCTCTACCTTTTGGTGGAGACACATGATGTCAGTGAGGGTGGGAAATATAAAGCACTGTAAAACTGTAAGATATaaaaacatggggggggggggggggggtgcagtcaAGAAAGcattaagataaaaaaaaacaaaaaaattaaaaggaactaagggcggcccggtagtccagtggttagcacgtcggcttcacagtgcagaggtaccgggttcgattccagctccagcctccctgtgtggcgttttcatgttctccccgggcctgcgtgggttttctccaggtgctccggtttcctcccacattccaaaaatatgcatggcaggctgattgggcgctccaaattgtcccgaggtgtgagtgagagcgtggatggttgttcgtttctacgtgccctgtgattggctggcaaccgattcagggtgtcccccgcctactccggagacagctgggataggctccagcaccccctgcgaccctagtgaggatcaagcggctcggaagatgaatgaatgaataaaaggaaCTACTACAGTATAGTAGGGGTAAAATCTAATTAGGACAgccacaaataaacaaaataaaatgtcggtAAAAATCTAATGAGagcgaaaagaagaaaacacaaaattattagaaaaaaaataatttcacaaaACGACATCCTTGACAATCTAGCGCGGCACTTTAATGGACTTTTCCCCACTGAAATTCCCACCACTGTGCGTCTGGTTACGTTCACCACGCTGCGATTGCGTCGATGATGCAACAGATTTCTCGGcggtaaacaaagcaacatggaagccagtcttctttctttttatcatgctttttacCGTCCTCAAAATGGCCGAAAAGCAGCGTATGAAAAAGAAGCTGGCGAATCTTCTCGTCTCTCCGGTGCTGCGACATGTTGACCGATTTTGTGCGGATATGGCGGATTGCTACCAACAGCTTATACGGGGCCATCTCCGAGCTTTGATGTGGAGGCGTGCGAGATACGAGGCAGATGGCGCGCGATGTTATGACGCATCACGTATGTCGTCACGCAATTACAAACCGCAAGCGATATGGCGCGAAGGCGATCGCAACCCGCCTCCCAAGGCGTGCTAGTAGACGAGGAGCCTTTCCCACTGCCCAAAAATGCGTGTTTACCCGTGGTTTTGCGGCAGCGGGAAAGGGAGACTCGACTTTAAGAGAGAGAAtcagaaagacaaagaaaaaaactatggcggcaagagtttagtacagtatgtgttgtgatgaggcgacttctgttttttttttttgggcaccaCGGTCTCTTGTCGGCAAAACTATTCATGGCCTCGAAACGCCGCGGCGCGCTGTGATGTTTGGTtagcaacattcattcattcatcttccgagccgcttgatcctcactagggtcgcggggggtgctggagcctatcccagccgtcttcgggcagtaggcgggcaatcggttgccagccaatcgcagggcacacagaaacaaacaaccattcgcactcacaccacctagggacaatttagagtgtccaatcagcctgccatgcacatttttggaatgtgggaggaaaccggagcacccggagaaaagccacgcaggcccggggagaacatgcaaactccacacagggaggccggagctggaatcgaacccggtacctctgcactgtgaagccgacgtgctaaccactggcctaccgggccgccgttggTTAGCAACATCACagtgatgtttatttttaaaaagtcagcgagagagaagcccgacccgacccgaagcaatgattgacattttacgGCCGAAAttcgggtcgggtcgggctcGGGCTACAGTCCACCTTACTGTACAAATGAAGTTGCGTTGGTACCTGCTGCTGGTGGTTGTTGTACGACGGAGGAGGACTGTTGGTCTCCTGCCGCCGCCCCAAGTCCTCGTCGTCACCGTCCGATGAGCTACCGCTGCTGCTGATGCGAGGGGACTACGGCaggaaaaaaagattgacaTAAATGATGAGTTGAAATGGGAAATATTTCCCATATTCGCCACCCTGGAGAAGGGCCAAAATTGCGTCCAAAGCCACGGCCAACTTACGGCTGCGTTTTGTGCCGCGCCGACGCCGCCGCTGCCGTTCATGTCGCCGCAATGTCCGTTGACTGCTGTCACGCCGTTGTCACGGTAGCCGCTCACAGGGTACATGGCGGACATTGGAGGCACTTCGTCGTCATCGCTGACGCTTGGCGGCCAAAGCGGAAGGAAGATTCAGGAATAAAATGACCTTCCATATCATGCGAATGCATGCCAACATCAGTGGCGCCCCCTCCCTCTTGTGACATATGTGCATTATTCCATTTAAAGTACAGTAAGCGCTGAAATATGTATTACAAATCAACAATTATTCTGTATCTTTTAAGGGActaatttcatttgtttattagCTATTAAAAGTCATTTAGAAGACAAATTTATTCCCAATGTTACCATAATTTAagagaattcattttttttatttcaaatgtcatTACCAATTATTCATATTTGCAATTTTCGCGAATattcatttacaaaaaatattttatgaagTATAATTTTAAGGGAGCATTTGTTTCTTACATTGACattgttaaaatgtttaattgcATTACCATTAATATttacacttattttattttcaacattggagtgtatttattgattaataattacaattaacgtttatttttccaaatggattttttttaatcatcaactATCAATAAATATATCTTAAtgtacaatttattttatttcctgcaATGAAACaactgtttttgattttttttttatcttaattaTAATTTAGGCGACACAATTGTTTTGCATCTCTAATTattcaaatgtaatttaattACAATTTGACGGACAAATGAATTGTTATTTTAAATTGGCAATTGTTTATTTGGGACAACTTGAGATTGCTTTCATTTTCACTAATTTATTTCATGGCGAACCATAATCGAAATTTGTCGAACAATGTGGCGGACTCACAAAGTGTTGCCATCCCCGGCAGGTAGGACGAGTCGGGGATGCCGCTGGACGGTGATGGGGGAGCTCGAGTTGGAGCCCGACACCGAGCTGCCCGAGGAGAGGCTGGGCGGGTGCACCTGGGCCAGGTAGTCCCGCGGGGGGGCGTCGCCCTGCAGGGGCAGCTTGATGGGCAGGTCCTCTGAAATGGGCGAGTCCATGATGCCGCACGTCAGGATGTGCGAGAGGCTGCAGTCGTCACACGTGCACCTGTGcgcgtggaggggggggggggggggggggggcaaaataagTCACCATTATAGTCAATCTAATAACTGTATGAATCAGAAATCGATTTGACATGAACACAATTTGGCAGTTAAAAATCGCTGCTCACCTTCTCCGATAATTGCAATTGGGACAATCGGGAATACTGAGACGCGACGACAGCATTCTCATCGTGTCAGTGAAGTTGTCTCCACAGGACAGCTTCTTATTGTTGGGCAACTGGCAAGAATGTTAaacaaaatgcaccaaaaccttACGGCGAGCGatcgtgttcattttttttttttggcgtcctACCTGTTCCTCGATGTACCGCCGCTGCTTGAAGAACTCCCAGTCTTCTTTGAGTAATCGCTGCTTTGTCTTTAAAGTCTGCCGGCGCCACGTACAATTCAAAACGCGCTCAGTTTTCGATCGGCGAGTGGCGAGAATGGGATCTTACATTTTTGCCCACCGGCGACTTGTGCGGCTCTGTTCTTTGGTTGGTGAAACTCTGGCCCTCCACTTTGAACAGTAACTGCAAGAGCAGAATGAGTATATCGcaactatttaatttttttttttttaataagccaTGTTGGATACCTTTCGCGAGTATTTTTTCGCATACCTGCTCGTCGACATAGTCGTCGATCCTCTTTTCGCACTCCTGCCACTGGCCGGCCACACTCGCCATCTCCTGCTCCAGCCGCTGGTAGCGCTCCAGCAAGGTGTGGTACATGTCCTCATTGTACGAGTCGTGCGAGGTGGTGccgtgtctggaaaaaaaaaaacatgccaaaaaGGTGACTTCTTATTATGACTATTATTATGCGCGACGACATGTTCGTGGACTTCTCCGATACGTGACGTCGTCTTTACTGAGGagtctctaaatcaggggtgtccaaactttttgccaagggggccagattttatgtggtaaaatgtcggggggccgaccgtggctgacattctttacattgaacaacaatattgttcaacaaattttattaagccagtctgtttcacatttccatgtttattttaatttcaacaatcttaagaattccttttggttcatttgaaacaggaatttgaaatatgacatatcagtcaatataaacacggagtgatgtcttgttaactcgtgagtgatgccctctagtgtctaaatgctattactcatttagtgaatgctattactcatttagccactagagggaagcagtactctatgaaacatcactcaccagtctacgagacctcagtcaatgcaacacgtgttccattgcgcccaacctgcgggccagacggcaccgattttatgacaggggccgagggccggatgaaattcgaccgcgggccggatttggcccgcgggccggactttggacatgcctgctctatgaAATAAGGCGAAAGAAAAGCGTCGCGGCATTTTCTGAAACGCTTGTCCTATTTTAAGAACATTTTCGAGGTGCCTTCCTCTTGTCACATttgtacaattgtttttttaggcgcaaaaaaaaatttttaagaaGCGTACCTGAGCTGTGCAACGAGTGCAGGCAAGCTGCTGTGCAAGATGGGCTCTGAGAAGACCAGGTTCTCAAAAAGGTGCTTGTTGTGCAGCTCCCACGTCACATGGAACTTCTGGAGGTGCTCATTCTCCTGAGCGGGAAGGGGAACAAACCAAACGGGGACATCATGAAATCTCATGAAACGAGAAAGGCGGCGGCGGAGCAACTGACCAGGGTGAGCAGGAAGCCGCTGATGGTGCGTGCCGCCTGGCAGAGGGCGTTGTACTCCTCCAGCAGCAGGGACACAAACTGGTGGGCCTGCGGAGGACCTTGGGCGGCGGGCACGGCCGCCGTCCCCGTCCCCGCCCCCGCAGGTCCCGGCGATGTCTTGGGGCTAGTCGAGAGGTGCTTTAGGAGACGCGCTTTCATTTCCAGCACGTACTCGCGGGCCTGCTGCTCCAGACGCTGGTAGAGCTGGTAGGGGTCCTTCTCGCAGAGTCTGAGGATGGTTGTTGAAGATGTCACAAAAGCCATTAGGGGCTGgacaaatattaaaatgaaaattgacATCACAATgtagtagaatgcaattttcaaatcacaaCGGCTGCAATTTtggggtaaaaaataaaatgcttcctTTCCTTCGATGTATACGTTATTAATTTAGATTTATAGTGTCGAGATAAGTTCAGTGCTGAAGAAGTGCAGCATATGcgtggtttttatttttcatgaaacatgaaaagttgaagtgatttgtttgaattttcGTAATTTGATTTTTGACTCACTCGCTCACTTTGGaaaatttttgtgaagttgaaCGGTTAATAAAAATTGGAAGGCAAAGGTAAGCAACTCAACAACTGTAATTCAagtcaaattaaattaaattaaagtgTCTTTCATTTGAACTCATGGTTCATTTCGCTTTTAAACCTCACACGTAATATACATTTATGGATAATAAATTTGATgaatttattgattgtgtttatttcaaaaaaatacatgggaggAAGACCTTGGAGAAATAATTGAATATGAAACCGcaattgcaatttatttttattttaaaatcacacACTATAGTGTCGTGAGGAAAGCGAAACAAGGAATTTCCACATTCAAAGAATTTTTGCAGCCCTACTTCGGACGTTTATCACAACAAAttctcaatgtaaaaaaaaataaaataaaataaaaataaataaaataatctctCTGATTGAGTACCTGTCTACCAGCTCCTTCATCCCGTCCTTGTCTCGCTCCAGCGGCTGGTCCCGGTCGTCCGCCAGCGGAGTACCGGCCTGCCGGTAAATGCAGCGCACCAGGTAGCGCACCTCCGACCAATGCTTCTGCAGCTGCTGCGACTCCCGTTCGGACTCTGCCGAGATCTCTCTgccaaaaaaaatagaaaaagttAAGAATTAGGATCGTCGGAGCAGGAGgtgccgcccccccccagccccgtcCTCCTCGGTAGGGTACCGCCTCTCGTTGCAGGCCTCGCAGTCGCACGCGGTGTCGCCGGGAATGGGTGTGGCAAGGTCGGGGGCGGGTAGCATGGGCGGCGTGtgagcgctcagcctgtccgTCGCTGCCACCGCGTCCGTGCCCAGGGTGCCGTTAGCCACGGGCATGTGCAAAAGAAAGTCCTGACTCTGAAAGAGACACAAACCGCACGCTCAAGCTTTCTCTTCGGAGTGATGAAAGCCATAGAACGGGAAACGGAACGCTGCGACGGGGAGAGCCCGTGGGGATAGATCGCTTCAGTGGTGCCACTGACACAACTCCCAGAGTCAGTCAATTcatagaattcattcattcattcatcttcctaaccgcttgatcctcactagggtcgcggggggcgcagGAGCCTATCTATCCctgccgtctccgggcagtaggcgggggacaccctgaatcggttgccagccaatcgcagggcacacagagacgaacaaccattcgcactcacactcacacctagggacaatttagagtgttcagtcagcctgccacgcatgtttttggaatgtgggaggaaaccggagcacccggagaaaacccacgcaggcccggggagaacatgcaaactccacacagagaggccggagctggaatcgaacccggtacctctgcactgtgaagcccacgtgctaaccactggactaccgggccgcccaattcaTAGAataaatcagcaaaaaaaaaaaaaaaaaactaagcgtGACGGCCCTGAAACTTGACCGAATATTTGTCAATTAAGAGTCACTATTTGACAGGATCGCTTGTCCGTTTCCTCTccttttgaatttgaaaatgtgctTCAAAACATTGTCGATGCCCTCGATGATGTATTTTCTTGAGTCGGACTTGGCTACTAATTAAACCTAATTAGTAGCCGCTACGCTATACCAGCGCCGCGCTTATTTGTGtattcattcaaataaaatgtgaaatttcgggcctgcaaatcaagttcaTTGGTCGGGCTCGGGCCGGTTCGGGCTTTGATACCCTCGGGCCCGATTTTTTTTAGGACAGAGCAGTAGAAGGAACAAAAAAGTAACTTATCGGTTTATTGGCAAACGAGCTAGCTTCTCACAGTCGCTGGACAATGGCGAGCAGGATTCTATTCCCTACTTGCTCCTGGTGTTCAACAGCGGCCCAAGCAGCTGTGACTGTCAATATTTTGATTCTTCATGGAAAAATGTGTGGAAAATGAGGAGTATCTAAActggagtggggggtgggggggggagaaagaaggGATAGACAGCTGCTAGCAAAACGTGCCAAACAGCATGCTTTCTCCCCACAAATAAGTTGCTGTGACACGCAAAAGACCAACCGAGAGTGACGAATCCTCATCTGTTTATATTCGTTTAAGTATTCTGGTCTGGACGAAAGCTATGTTCCCACTACAGGGCGTTGCCGATTCACGCCAAATCGTAAGCCGACATCAATTCTGCGCGTTGAGCTGCATTCTCGACATGAAATTGACGGCAATCACTAATTGTGATCAATGATGGTTCTCGggctttagcattttttttttttttgaaggcgaGTAGTGACTCACGCCGAGCTGCTCCTGCGCAGTGTGCCGGTCCTCCTTCTCCACGGTGCGCCGGCAGTCGGAGCACACCCACATCGGCAGCGGGAGGGCCGCGGGGGGCTGGCCGGCCTCGGACGCGCCATTCTGATGGTCGGGGACGCCCGCCTCCGAAGGCCACAGGCCATCTTTGCTACGCTCGCAGCGGCACAGGAGGCAGCGGTCGCCGGCTGCGTACGGGGCTCGCTGGTTGAGGCCGAACGTGAAGGGGGTCTAAAGGGGAGAATAGCCGCGGGAACTTAGTTCAGAAGCGTGATTTCATCTCAGGAACATCGAAATCATTTGGAGAGCCGTCGTGTATCTGCACTCAAGAGAACTCTTGTCCGGATTTTCGTCCGGGGGCCAAAAAAGATGAATTTCAAAAAGTCGAGTAACCTCTGGGGTGAGGTCCACGGTCTATCTGACTCCAAGCACAAAGTAGCAGTGGCGAGTTGGGTTTTCGTTACCGTGATAACCAGGTGTGGAAAATAAAGTGACTATTTACAGACCTGAGACTCTTTCCGGCAGATTACGGCGTTTGTTTGTGCAAAGTCATCCTGACCAGAGCCAAAATAGGCAGATAACAGGCACGTGGCGCATGCAGCAGACCGAGATATCGCCAAGCACACGCCGAATACGGTTAGCTAATCTGTGGTTGAAACCGCAACCGAGTTTCAGCGTAATTGGGCCGTTAATTGAAAATGGCGGGTCTTCAGCCAGCCTTGCTGCCAAGTCTGGGCCAGAGAAACTCGTTTTGTGGGCGGGAGTGAGTAAATCAGCAAAAATGTACTTTAGAATGCTTAACTAcagcaacattaaaaaaaaacgccagaCTGATTTCCAAAGGAGGGAAACTGTAAATTGGACTgcgcaaaaataaaacacacctgAAGGACTCCGGTGAAATCAGCGTTGACCGGTCCTTCGGTGAACTGCGGCGTGACGCTGGTGTTGATTTTGAGCTGTAGAATAACAACATTGAAATTAGTCAGGGATGGTTTAGTGATAACTGGAAGGAAACTGCTTCACCCTGAACCGTTCCGCTAACTATGCGATACATcatattccatttaaaaaaaaaaaaaaacgtccattgcTCCGTTGAACCCCGTTTTGATGCGCGACTTCGGTCTTGTGCAATGGTGTGCAACTCCTGCCCCGACATGCGTGTGTATCGTGTGGCTCAACACGCTACTGCACGAAGAAATCGATATTTCATGCGTGCTGTAtgtcatcccccaccccccccatgaTGATTGTCAGTGGCTGGCTAATTTGGAAGGAGGTATGCGGCTGGTTGGCTTGATAGCCGTGCATGTAGCACAAGCGCAGAAGGCCGCAATGTCTTGAtaagtcttcattttttttatattaataaCTTAAACATTCATATCtcaatgatgataatgatgatagcataacgagggcggcccggtagtccagtggttagcacgtcagcttcacagtgcagaggttcgattccagctccggcctccctgtgtggagtttgcatgttctccccgggcct encodes:
- the fam193a gene encoding protein FAM193A isoform X1, which codes for MSPTDAKRGAKRRKNKRGGGSSCSAVCNSGTSSGVVGSKAGVVSALGCAGAPTPAGFLAPATGGNRGSVTGINGELKINTSVTPQFTEGPVNADFTGVLQTPFTFGLNQRAPYAAGDRCLLCRCERSKDGLWPSEAGVPDHQNGASEAGQPPAALPLPMWVCSDCRRTVEKEDRHTAQEQLGSQDFLLHMPVANGTLGTDAVAATDRLSAHTPPMLPAPDLATPIPGDTACDCEACNERREISAESERESQQLQKHWSEVRYLVRCIYRQAGTPLADDRDQPLERDKDGMKELVDRLCEKDPYQLYQRLEQQAREYVLEMKARLLKHLSTSPKTSPGPAGAGTGTAAVPAAQGPPQAHQFVSLLLEEYNALCQAARTISGFLLTLENEHLQKFHVTWELHNKHLFENLVFSEPILHSSLPALVAQLRHGTTSHDSYNEDMYHTLLERYQRLEQEMASVAGQWQECEKRIDDYVDEQLLFKVEGQSFTNQRTEPHKSPVGKNTLKTKQRLLKEDWEFFKQRRYIEEQLPNNKKLSCGDNFTDTMRMLSSRLSIPDCPNCNYRRRCTCDDCSLSHILTCGIMDSPISEDLPIKLPLQGDAPPRDYLAQVHPPSLSSGSSVSGSNSSSPITVQRHPRLVLPAGDGNTFVSDDDEVPPMSAMYPVSGYRDNGVTAVNGHCGDMNGSGGVGAAQNAASPRISSSGSSSDGDDEDLGRRQETNSPPPSYNNHQQQVEQVQHACECHVCNQDPISSNILGPAGCLPPGRLQSAPPPPSMGHQFFTDTGKSTTTNPARPALHLYPHIHGHLPLHNFSRPLLHPTLYPPSPPLTHNKPLPPNLTSNHSAAKQPVFSPTLPEHVYQNSFGGDGGGGSTGGGGGGTGDWNNSLQCLSLNFESLWDAAVMKSLDQSISQVLLPDLLQGEILDPPLTDVPLPPTPAGPQADHHHLHHHHHHHPHPLLPATPAPHPSSSSSSSLSSCSSSEAREQKKSGAKKKCLYNFQDAFMETNRVALATSASTASVSCTATTVQSSNNLPIHLASKTSLDDVFHSLGKEDHRQVTQAAPRSNPAALSPLPPLSAPSLPATPSAHLPAMVPPPFPKMAAPAPDLGEVHHPGLCLPPAEPAVSSSDGQLSAPPSVCSDPECEGHRCEGNRAYEHPPYDGEETQDEDSCSEHSSSTSTSTNQKEGKYCDCCYCEFFGHGGPPAAPTSRNYAEMREKLRLRLTKRKEEQPKREEQQPAPERDGPAGGVEDHRRVEDLLQFINSADSKPASSSKAAKRARHKQKKMEEKARQEAEAQQEEQRRRQEEEEAALQRELLRLQEHCSAKKKRKDKAKENTAPAPNNNNNPQPLKQTAQNVLDHLSNGKSQLLQSLICPKDLRTEPRANGQHGERGFPHLHNHDVKVKAKPAAKLAPCEHAPVKKDPEANGGVTPAETKATRARPAEAPPAPPSEPRGNDRSAGGKRQLKEDHRRSPPASNPSPSPPLHLQPHLPPPCQSEHTEQNGKPPSAESPQPKGKAKKNKKKKGDKINTSIDDVFLPKDIDLDSTEMDETEREVEYFKRFCLDSARQTRQRLSINWSNFSLKKATFAAH
- the fam193a gene encoding protein FAM193A isoform X2, coding for MSPTDAKRGAKRRKNKRGGGSSCSAVCNSGTSSGVVGSKAGVVSALGCAGAPTPAGFLAPATGGNRGSVTGINGELKINTSVTPQFTEGPVNADFTGVLQTPFTFGLNQRAPYAAGDRCLLCRCERSKDGLWPSEAGVPDHQNGASEAGQPPAALPLPMWVCSDCRRTVEKEDRHTAQEQLGSQDFLLHMPVANGTLGTDAVAATDRLSAHTPPMLPAPDLATPIPGDTACDCEACNERREISAESERESQQLQKHWSEVRYLVRCIYRQAGTPLADDRDQPLERDKDGMKELVDRLCEKDPYQLYQRLEQQAREYVLEMKARLLKHLSTSPKTSPGPAGAGTGTAAVPAAQGPPQAHQFVSLLLEEYNALCQAARTISGFLLTLENEHLQKFHVTWELHNKHLFENLVFSEPILHSSLPALVAQLRHGTTSHDSYNEDMYHTLLERYQRLEQEMASVAGQWQECEKRIDDYVDEQLLFKVEGQSFTNQRTEPHKSPVGKNTLKTKQRLLKEDWEFFKQRRYIEEQLPNNKKLSCGDNFTDTMRMLSSRLSIPDCPNCNYRRRCTCDDCSLSHILTCGIMDSPISEDLPIKLPLQGDAPPRDYLAQVHPPSLSSGSSVSGSNSSSPITVQRHPRLVLPAGDGNTFVSDDDEVPPMSAMYPVSGYRDNGVTAVNGHCGDMNGSGGVGAAQNAASPRISSSGSSSDGDDEDLGRRQETNSPPPSYNNHQQQVEQVQHACECHVCNQDPISSNILGPAGCLPPGRLQSAPPPPSMGHQFFTDTGKSTTTNPARPALHLYPHIHGHLPLHNFSRPLLHPTLYPPSPPLTHNKPLPPNLTSNHSAAKQPVFSPTLPEHVYQNSFGGDGGGGSTGGGGGGTGDWNNSLQCLSLNFESLWDAAVMKSLDQSISQVLLPDLLQGEILDPPLTDVPLPPTPAGPQADHHHLHHHHHHHPHPLLPATPAPHPSSSSSSSLSSCSSSEAREQKKSGAKKKCLYNFQDAFMETNRVALATSASTASVSCTATTVQSNDVFHSLGKEDHRQVTQAAPRSNPAALSPLPPLSAPSLPATPSAHLPAMVPPPFPKMAAPAPDLGEVHHPGLCLPPAEPAVSSSDGQLSAPPSVCSDPECEGHRCEGNRAYEHPPYDGEETQDEDSCSEHSSSTSTSTNQKEGKYCDCCYCEFFGHGGPPAAPTSRNYAEMREKLRLRLTKRKEEQPKREEQQPAPERDGPAGGVEDHRRVEDLLQFINSADSKPASSSKAAKRARHKQKKMEEKARQEAEAQQEEQRRRQEEEEAALQRELLRLQEHCSAKKKRKDKAKENTAPAPNNNNNPQPLKQTAQNVLDHLSNGKSQLLQSLICPKDLRTEPRANGQHGERGFPHLHNHDVKVKAKPAAKLAPCEHAPVKKDPEANGGVTPAETKATRARPAEAPPAPPSEPRGNDRSAGGKRQLKEDHRRSPPASNPSPSPPLHLQPHLPPPCQSEHTEQNGKPPSAESPQPKGKAKKNKKKKGDKINTSIDDVFLPKDIDLDSTEMDETEREVEYFKRFCLDSARQTRQRLSINWSNFSLKKATFAAH